The following coding sequences lie in one Enterococcus sp. 9E7_DIV0242 genomic window:
- a CDS encoding DUF1294 domain-containing protein produces the protein MITERLNELFWIYLIGINLYTLILMFYDKRQAKKGEWRIPEKQILFAGILGGGPIGLVSQRLFRHKTKKPKFYVAFIIGSVVFFGILYFYFTNYRH, from the coding sequence ATGATAACTGAACGTTTAAACGAACTATTCTGGATTTATTTAATAGGAATCAATTTGTATACACTGATCTTGATGTTTTATGATAAGAGACAAGCTAAAAAGGGAGAGTGGCGAATTCCTGAAAAGCAGATTCTTTTTGCAGGGATTCTTGGTGGAGGTCCAATTGGATTGGTCAGTCAACGCCTGTTTCGCCACAAGACGAAGAAACCGAAATTCTATGTTGCCTTTATTATTGGAAGTGTTGTCTTTTTTGGGATTCTTTATTTCTATTTCACTAATTATCGTCATTAA
- a CDS encoding tRNA (adenine(22)-N(1))-methyltransferase: MNENQLSKRLERVGELIPSGSRLADIGSDHAYLPVALMLQGKIEFAVAGEVVKGPYDSAEKQVRKNGLSEKITVRLADGMEAVTAEDHITAVSICGMGGILIRDILEKGRVTEHLSGQEVLILQPNVGEPMLRSWLMTQSYTIIAEDILEENQKIYEIICAEKKASPANYTEEELTFGPLLLQKKGIVFTKKWQRELKQRRNVVEQLKKSKADQQQKIAALEQEIKKIEEVLKGEY, translated from the coding sequence ATGAATGAAAATCAATTATCAAAACGTTTAGAACGCGTTGGTGAGCTAATACCATCTGGCAGTCGTCTGGCAGATATCGGTTCCGATCACGCGTATTTACCTGTAGCACTTATGCTTCAAGGAAAAATAGAGTTTGCAGTGGCGGGCGAAGTCGTAAAAGGTCCGTATGACTCTGCTGAAAAACAAGTTCGAAAAAATGGCTTGAGTGAAAAAATAACTGTTCGATTAGCAGATGGTATGGAAGCTGTTACTGCTGAGGATCATATCACGGCTGTTTCCATCTGTGGAATGGGCGGAATACTGATTCGAGACATCCTCGAAAAAGGAAGAGTGACAGAGCATTTATCTGGGCAGGAAGTACTTATTCTTCAACCGAATGTTGGGGAACCTATGTTGAGAAGCTGGTTAATGACACAGAGCTATACGATTATTGCCGAAGATATTCTGGAAGAAAATCAAAAAATTTATGAAATCATTTGCGCGGAGAAGAAAGCGAGTCCAGCAAATTATACAGAAGAGGAGCTGACTTTCGGTCCGTTGCTGCTTCAAAAAAAAGGGATCGTATTTACTAAGAAATGGCAACGTGAGTTGAAACAACGAAGGAATGTTGTGGAGCAGTTGAAAAAATCAAAAGCAGACCAACAGCAAAAAATTGCTGCGTTGGAGCAGGAAATCAAGAAAATCGAGGAGGTATTGAAAGGTGAGTATTAG
- a CDS encoding Nif3-like dinuclear metal center hexameric protein, translating into MSISGNTFIEKFESYCPQWLAESGDPVGLHIGTLNKEMKTIMVTLDVRPEVVAEAIEKKVDLIIAKHPPIFRPAKRLDTDQPQTKMYAELLKNDIAVFAAHTNLDIIENGLNDWFCDYLGIHDTTYLTKTHTVPYKKLAVFVPVDDASEMRAALGEAGAGTQGDYRNTSYSLIGTGRFTPVAGANPAIGTLDKEEQVQEAKIEVIFPETLEKAVLSAMLAAHPYEEPAFDVYTIDNLKKEYGLGRIGDLAEPVKLSTFVEKVKQTFSLEGLRLVAEDEEKEIQRVAICGGSGEKFYKDALGKGADVYITGDVYYHTAHDMEAEGLTVIDPGHHIEELCMPELVKLFNQWKKVYNWDVTFIQSETNTNPFKFR; encoded by the coding sequence GTGAGTATTAGCGGAAATACCTTTATTGAAAAATTTGAAAGCTATTGCCCTCAATGGCTGGCTGAATCGGGTGATCCAGTTGGACTTCATATAGGAACACTGAACAAAGAAATGAAAACAATCATGGTCACCTTAGATGTTCGACCAGAAGTTGTTGCTGAAGCTATTGAGAAAAAAGTCGATTTGATCATTGCGAAGCATCCACCGATTTTCCGACCGGCAAAGCGATTAGATACGGATCAACCTCAAACGAAAATGTATGCAGAACTTCTGAAAAACGATATTGCTGTCTTTGCAGCACATACGAATTTAGATATCATCGAAAACGGCTTGAATGACTGGTTTTGCGACTATTTAGGTATTCATGACACCACTTATTTAACGAAAACACACACCGTACCCTATAAAAAATTAGCGGTGTTTGTTCCGGTTGATGACGCTAGTGAAATGCGGGCCGCGTTGGGAGAAGCAGGTGCCGGGACGCAAGGTGATTACAGAAATACCAGTTACTCTTTGATCGGCACCGGTCGATTTACACCAGTTGCCGGAGCAAATCCAGCAATTGGGACCCTTGATAAGGAAGAACAAGTTCAAGAGGCGAAGATCGAAGTGATTTTTCCTGAAACCTTGGAAAAAGCAGTGCTGTCTGCGATGTTAGCAGCACATCCTTATGAAGAACCGGCATTTGATGTCTATACGATCGATAATTTAAAAAAGGAGTATGGTTTGGGAAGAATTGGTGATTTGGCCGAACCTGTGAAGCTCTCTACTTTTGTTGAGAAAGTCAAACAAACCTTTTCATTGGAGGGCTTACGATTGGTCGCTGAGGATGAAGAAAAGGAAATCCAGCGCGTAGCAATTTGCGGTGGCAGCGGTGAGAAGTTTTATAAAGATGCATTGGGGAAAGGTGCCGATGTTTATATTACTGGTGATGTCTATTATCATACGGCACATGATATGGAAGCAGAAGGCCTGACCGTGATCGATCCGGGCCATCATATTGAAGAATTGTGTATGCCTGAGTTGGTCAAACTATTCAATCAATGGAAAAAGGTCTATAATTGGGATGTAACGTTTATACAGTCTGAAACAAATACGAATCCATTTAAATTTAGATAG
- a CDS encoding lysylphosphatidylglycerol synthase transmembrane domain-containing protein, translated as MKNKPKLKIFLNILLMAVMIGVVFYVVDNSLSDIMAQLLKTSAVVAVMVVILGVIYQFVEGQSIQEIVRSFEPKFTMTDGFFASCYVAFYRIVSFGTGTLVSEVLFYRKKGLAVSQGMGVTALHMIMYKLAVVFWAVLGLITQFSALYKSSPQMIPFILAGMIITFLIIFAILALSVSIRLQVILTVWANKFIKRQNLRDWVDKCNIQIYSLRDTVQTIIKDRSALIRIFLWNVAKVFIWLLIPYVALVEQHTTIDLLQVLSFTSFSIVLAGVIPTPAGIGSFEFVYLLLFKPLVGTVDAVSSLLLYRFSSFVLPFLIGMVYVMQLKRKEIKEEIIAVREESAE; from the coding sequence ATGAAAAACAAACCAAAATTGAAGATTTTTCTGAACATTCTGCTGATGGCAGTCATGATCGGCGTAGTCTTCTATGTGGTGGATAATTCATTGAGCGATATTATGGCTCAATTATTGAAAACCAGTGCGGTAGTTGCTGTGATGGTCGTTATATTGGGTGTGATTTATCAGTTTGTTGAAGGGCAATCGATTCAGGAAATAGTAAGGAGCTTCGAGCCGAAGTTTACAATGACAGATGGATTTTTTGCTTCTTGTTATGTGGCTTTTTATCGGATTGTTTCTTTTGGAACGGGGACGCTTGTTTCTGAGGTTCTTTTTTATCGGAAAAAGGGCCTGGCCGTTTCTCAGGGGATGGGTGTAACTGCTCTTCACATGATTATGTATAAGTTAGCAGTCGTTTTTTGGGCAGTGCTAGGATTGATTACTCAGTTTTCGGCATTGTATAAAAGCTCTCCGCAAATGATTCCATTTATTTTAGCTGGAATGATTATTACTTTTTTGATTATTTTCGCCATACTTGCTTTGTCCGTCAGTATTCGTCTTCAAGTGATTTTGACTGTCTGGGCAAATAAGTTTATCAAACGTCAAAATCTAAGAGACTGGGTTGATAAATGCAATATTCAGATTTATTCATTAAGGGATACTGTGCAGACGATCATTAAAGATCGCTCGGCTCTGATTCGAATCTTTCTTTGGAATGTTGCAAAGGTCTTCATCTGGCTGTTGATTCCTTATGTGGCTTTAGTTGAACAGCACACAACCATTGATTTATTACAGGTGTTGTCTTTTACTAGCTTTTCTATCGTTTTAGCCGGTGTGATTCCCACACCAGCCGGGATCGGTTCATTTGAGTTTGTCTATTTGCTCTTGTTCAAGCCATTAGTTGGTACAGTCGATGCAGTGTCTTCTTTACTGCTTTATCGTTTCAGTAGCTTTGTCTTGCCATTTTTGATTGGG
- the pepT gene encoding peptidase T, with the protein MYENLLPRFLSYVKTETRSNPKSTTTPSTETQIAFAQTLKKELEELGMSDVFYNESNGFVIATLPANTEKSVRTIGFIAHMDTADFNAENVHPQIVENYDGESTIKLDKDGKYTLNTKDFPNLKNYAGQTLITTDGTTLLGADDKSGIAEIMTAMEILIKNPSIEHGTIRVAFGPDEEIGVGADKFDVAQFNVDFAYTMDGGPVGELQYETFNAAQAEITFYGKNVHPGTAKNTMINALQLANDFHNLLPADEVPEKTEGYEGFFHLFSLAGTPEEASATYIIRDHDKSKFEERKQQITDIQEKMNAAFDQERIAVNMFDQYYNMKEIIEKDMSIVELAKNAMIALSIKPLIEPIRGGTDGSKISYLGTPTPNIFAGGENMHGRFEFVSLQAMEKATDVIVKIAELNAK; encoded by the coding sequence ATGTACGAAAATTTATTGCCTCGATTTTTAAGCTATGTAAAAACAGAAACTCGGTCAAACCCAAAGAGCACGACCACTCCCTCAACAGAAACGCAGATTGCTTTTGCGCAGACACTGAAAAAGGAATTGGAAGAGTTGGGGATGTCTGATGTTTTCTATAATGAAAGCAACGGTTTTGTTATCGCGACATTGCCGGCGAATACGGAGAAGTCTGTGCGCACGATTGGCTTTATCGCTCATATGGACACAGCCGATTTCAATGCAGAAAATGTTCATCCGCAAATCGTGGAAAACTACGATGGGGAGTCAACAATCAAGCTAGACAAGGATGGCAAGTACACATTAAATACTAAGGACTTTCCAAATTTAAAAAATTATGCTGGGCAAACATTGATTACAACGGATGGAACAACACTTCTAGGTGCTGATGATAAATCAGGAATTGCTGAAATCATGACAGCTATGGAGATTCTTATTAAGAATCCATCGATTGAACATGGCACGATTCGTGTTGCTTTTGGTCCGGATGAAGAAATCGGCGTAGGTGCGGATAAATTTGATGTTGCACAATTCAATGTTGATTTTGCATACACTATGGATGGTGGTCCAGTTGGCGAATTGCAGTATGAGACATTCAATGCTGCACAAGCAGAAATCACTTTTTATGGAAAGAATGTGCATCCGGGAACGGCTAAAAATACAATGATCAATGCACTGCAATTGGCGAATGATTTTCATAATCTGTTGCCGGCAGATGAGGTTCCGGAAAAAACAGAGGGCTATGAAGGATTTTTCCACTTGTTCTCTTTAGCTGGGACACCGGAAGAAGCATCGGCAACGTACATCATTCGAGATCACGATAAAAGTAAATTTGAAGAACGTAAACAGCAAATCACAGATATCCAAGAGAAGATGAATGCAGCGTTTGATCAAGAACGGATTGCTGTGAATATGTTCGATCAGTATTATAATATGAAAGAGATCATTGAGAAGGATATGAGCATTGTTGAATTAGCTAAAAATGCCATGATCGCTTTGAGTATCAAGCCATTGATCGAACCGATTCGTGGTGGAACGGATGGTTCTAAAATTTCTTATTTAGGAACACCAACGCCCAATATTTTTGCTGGTGGCGAAAATATGCATGGCCGTTTTGAGTTTGTTTCCTTACAAGCGATGGAAAAAGCGACAGATGTGATTGTGAAGATCGCTGAGTTAAACGCAAAATAA
- a CDS encoding diacylglycerol/lipid kinase family protein gives MKKFMVLFNNTSGNDEGQKLAERFKEYAEDKDDNLTCDLQEIGPDIDDQEAVEAAREKKIDSLIIIGGDGTINRMTAAFKDDLSHLTVGILPGGTVNNVAQALNIPADFEKAAAIILQGHTRGVDYGLIGQQHSIVSTMTIGILADTAARITQKEKQKYGKLIFIRNFFKLLIKKKRYDLDIVVDNERWQGKTQLLALLMTNSVGGYRNFDASAKPDDGLFHLIILSHINSFRLIFYLPKIMLGKVNELPDIDYLTGTKITIKSRKNEKVGTRVDGDPCDDLPVELVMVKKGLSIFAPEET, from the coding sequence ATGAAGAAATTCATGGTATTGTTCAATAATACCTCCGGTAATGACGAAGGACAGAAGCTTGCTGAACGATTCAAAGAATATGCTGAAGATAAAGACGACAATCTGACCTGTGATCTTCAAGAAATTGGTCCGGATATTGATGATCAAGAAGCGGTTGAAGCAGCAAGAGAAAAGAAAATCGATAGTCTGATCATTATTGGCGGAGACGGAACAATCAATCGAATGACGGCGGCATTCAAGGATGATTTGTCGCATTTGACTGTTGGAATATTACCCGGTGGTACAGTCAATAATGTAGCACAGGCGCTCAATATCCCTGCAGATTTTGAAAAAGCAGCAGCGATTATACTACAAGGGCATACTCGAGGTGTTGACTATGGTCTGATTGGGCAGCAACATAGTATCGTCAGCACAATGACCATTGGTATTTTGGCAGATACAGCTGCACGCATTACTCAGAAGGAAAAGCAAAAGTATGGTAAACTAATCTTTATCAGAAATTTTTTCAAGTTGTTGATAAAAAAGAAACGATACGATTTGGATATCGTGGTCGATAACGAGCGCTGGCAAGGAAAAACACAGCTTTTGGCATTATTGATGACAAATTCTGTTGGCGGTTATCGAAATTTTGATGCTTCTGCCAAACCAGACGATGGTCTGTTTCATCTAATTATCTTATCCCATATCAACTCATTTCGTCTAATTTTTTATTTACCGAAAATCATGCTTGGAAAAGTCAATGAGCTACCGGATATTGATTATTTGACAGGGACAAAGATAACGATAAAAAGCAGAAAAAATGAAAAAGTTGGGACCAGGGTAGACGGAGATCCATGTGATGATTTGCCGGTAGAACTGGTAATGGTCAAAAAAGGGCTATCGATATTTGCACCGGAAGAGACTTGA